The Arenibacter algicola region GGATTGTCTATTGCCATCGCAACCAAAAGAAGCAACCTAAGCTCAAGGAAACCTATCAGAAGTTTGATTTTCTCGGCTTCACGTTCAAGCCTCGAACAGTAAGGGTCAGGGGTAAGCAAGTATTGGGCTTTACCCCAGCTATCAGCCAAAAGAGTACCAGTAGGATAGCATCAGAACTAAGGAAGAGGGATATCCATCGTTGGGTACAACTACCACTTGGCAAGATAGCAGAACTGCTAAGACAGAAGATAAGGGGATGGGTCAATTACTATGGAAAATTCCGATTGTCGGATATGAGGAAGCTCTTTAGGATATTGCATATTCGTTTGGTCAAGTGGATACGCAATAAATACCGTCGTTTTAAACGTAAAGAGTGGGTCTATGCTTATCGATACTTACAGAAGGTATCCAGATGTTACCCCAATCTTTTCTATCATTGGCAATATAACGTGTTAAGACCATAATTGCAGTCTTGGTTTAAGAAGAGCCGTATGATGGGAGACTATCACGTACGGTTCCTTTAGATTTGAATCTATAAACAATATACAATTAATCAATAATTATGTTGTTGAAAAGAATATGGCCAAAACCACGCCCATAAGATCCATAAGGATTACTAGAGCATTGGTATTGGCCATAAATAATCAATTATGCCAAAAGGTTTTAATCATCCAATAAATCAATAAAATCCTTGAACCTATCCCTTAGCTCTTGGGCAATTTCATTATTGCCATCGGTGTCCACCGGACTTATTTCTATTGTACCATCATTGTTGCCATCCA contains the following coding sequences:
- a CDS encoding group II intron maturase-specific domain-containing protein; protein product: MREYHVRICERLKGRFLGPTRLVVHCTHKYAALKLLGSIRGRLKSCHLEINEEKSRIVYCHRNQKKQPKLKETYQKFDFLGFTFKPRTVRVRGKQVLGFTPAISQKSTSRIASELRKRDIHRWVQLPLGKIAELLRQKIRGWVNYYGKFRLSDMRKLFRILHIRLVKWIRNKYRRFKRKEWVYAYRYLQKVSRCYPNLFYHWQYNVLRP